The DNA sequence ATAAAGCATCCCGTCGGTCCACGCGATTTTGCCGTCAGACAGTTCCTTGACGCGCTGGATGATGGCGTAGCCGTAATTGTCGCCCTCCGACAGGATGGAGAGCACCAGAGGGACCGAAGAGGCGGCGACCAGTTCCTTCTCAAGCTTCATGACAGTCCATAATACATTGCAGTGCAATGTATGTCAACAGGTTTTTTCAGCGGGCCGTAGATTGTGGGTTCTCGTGAACCCGGCGATACCGGTGCAAATCCGGTCCAGTGCTTGCGGTGGTGGGGCAACTCTCAGCGCACCGGGCAATTCCACAATCGCTTTCTTGTCCGCTTTTCCGTTTGTGGCCGTGCGCAAGCACCCTGGAGCAAAACCACGCGAGGCAGCCAATTTCATTTGCGATTGACGATTTGCGACTGCCGATCGAGAACAGCCAAAACGCACCAACAAAGAACAAACACCGAGAACTGTAGCGGCGATCTATGATCGCCGAGAACAGCGGCAGTCACAGACAGCCGCTACAATTTTTATGTCAGACATCCTGAACAAGACGATTGTGCTGGTGCTGAACCGCAACTGGCAGGCCATCAGTCGCGGAGTTGAGCGGCAAGTCTGGGGCTTTGCTGGCGAGAGTGGTAACCGCCAACAACCCGATTCCTCGGCTCAAAGAGCATCCGGCACTCGAAGCTTGGATCAACGAGGGACGCCCACTACATGAAGGCAAAGATACGTGTCAGTTCTGCGGTCAGCCGCTAGGCAAAGATTTGATGACGCACATTGCCGGGCATTTCTCCGCCGACTACGAAAACTTGATGTCGGACTTGAGTGCGTTGATCAAAGCGATTCAAACTGCGCAACACGAAGAAATCGCAGTGGACCACAAAGGTGACTTCTACACTGAACTGTCAGAGCGATTCAGCGACGAGAAAACCAAACTAGGGAAGTTGCTCAAAGCGCGAAAATCCGGTTTGGAAAATCTTGCGACGGTTCTCGCCACAAAGCAAACCAAGGCGTTCACGAGTTTGGAATGTCCGAACGTTGACGATCCCGCAGAGCAAATTGTCGCCGTGGTTGAAGCCATAAATAAGATCATCACTGAGCATAACAACCGGACGGCAGAATTTGACCAGAAGCGCCGAACGGCGTTCACCACACTCGAAAAACACTACGCGGCAAAGTTTATCCTAGACGAAAAATACAACGAACGGCTCCAGCTGATTGAAGGCCTAAAAACCACTATTGGCAGCCAGACGAAGAAACTCGGAGAACTCAATGCCGAGATTCGCGCGCTCGAACAAGCGCTCTCGGAAGCGTTGAAGGGAGCGACGCGAATCAACGAACTGCTCACCGCATATTCCCGACACGAGCGAATGCAAAGCGGTTGTGCAAGCGTGTCTGAAAACCGTTCGAGAATGGGATGCGGACTACTTCAAGGATTTGGAGGCGGAGGTAATTTGAAATGACTCACACCAACTCAACCCAAATCCACGCGACCGGCGAGGCCACGGGTTTCATTCCTGCGCCGGGCGACAAGGGCAAGCCCATCACCGTCATCGGCACGAACTCGATTCGCGCCGTGTTCAATGCGACATGCCTTCAGCAGGTGCTCAACGCCCGCAGCACGCCTGACCGCGCGCGCTTCGCCGGGAGGGACGGCGCTTAGGAAGGCACGCTCGGAGTGTGCATGTCTGGTTTAAGACCGGAGTGATAGTCGCCCACCTTGTGCCTGGTTTCGGCGATCTAGTTCAAGCATGGCTTTAACTACGCCCCCAATCTAAACAAATGCCTTCGGCTTTCCAGCGAGCAAAGTCATTCGCCAAGCAAACGTCTGGTTTCATCCATCAGCGGATGCTCGAAGGCACTGGCGTAGGCGTCCAGCATGGCTGCTTTGAGGCGCAGTTGTCGTCCGGTCTTGCGCCAGCCAGAGACGGCGGTGAAAACTTCGCGGAGGATTCTTTTCGATTCAGCGGTCTTGAGACCAAAACGCGCAGCCGCTGCCAGCGCTCCAGTGATGGTGGGTTCCTGCTGATCCTCAGTGATCGGAGTTTTGCTCCCAGGAGCGCGGTCCATTTGCGGCACCGGGTTGAGATCGTAGGCCGGCGAGAGCGCCCACCGTCCAGGTTCGCGCATCAGGAAACCGTGGTTGCGGAGGTGGTCGTCGTAGTTGCTGGCAAGAAGCGACAAGACAAGGCGTCGCCACAATTCGCGGAGGTCGCCAGCGACATCGTTACCAAATTGACGGATGCCATCAGCCACGAGCGTGTACGCACCCATATCACCTTGAGCCAGGCCCAACAGACTCGATGCCGAGACAAAAGGAATTCGGTTTTTTCCCGTGCGATCAAAGCGGGTGATGACAGCGACACTTTGCCGGCCCACAGGCACGAGCTGATGTTCCGCGACCTGGATGCCCGCTTGTTCGGCGAGGGTGAGCGCAAGAATTTCGCCCGCAGCAACGTCCCGAGTGTCGTCGGGCTTGGGAAATTTCGCGATGGCCAGTCGGTCGTCAGCAAGGCTGACCGCTGCTTTTGGCCGAGCGCCGCCAATCGGTGAGCCGGCGCCAAGTAGAAACCGCAGATCCTGAGCGGATTCGGTTTCACTGTGAATTGCGTCGGTGGCGCGAAGAAGCGCGTTGAGACGCACCAGAGGCGGGAGCTTGCCGCTCGTAGTGGCGAGAAATGGAGCGGCGCCGTCGATCCGAAAGCGCAAGGCGCCAATGCGTGTCGTATCATCGAGCGCAAGCACATAGTCGATGTCGCGATACGGCTTTTGAACGAGGACCTTTTTGCGGACGGCGCGTTCAATCAAAATGCGACCCCAGCGGTCAGGTCCACAGTCCTGAATTGCCCCGAAGAGCGCGGCATCATGATGAGCCCCGCGTTGCAGTGGAAGCGATGTGGGGTCGATGGCGAAGGCGCCGTCACGCTTGAGCCATTCGGGCGCATACTCAAAGGAAACAGACGGGCCGCGTTCGGCCGGGTAGAGGCGACCCACCAGATGAGTCTGCTCCTGCCAATCGATATGGACCTCCAGGCTCATGGGCGGGAGCGGCGGATGCGCTGTGGCAGACGGCGCTCATCCAGGCTGAGAGCGAGTTCGTCCGTGCCCGGCGCGGCAAGATTTGCGAGGCGATCGTGCAACTTAAGGATGAACGCGGCTGTCGCCAGAGTGCCGAGCGAGACGGTCGGGTCACCACGCTCCAGCCGCCAAAGTGTATCGCGACTGACAAAAAGACGGGCCGCCATGTCGGTGGTAGCGATGCCGCGTTTGCGCCGGGCAAGCGCGAGGTCGTGGCCCAACTTGCGGAGCGCGTGAGCGGCCGGCAACGGGATGGAGTCCGTCTTTGACATGCCATATTGTCCTGTATGGCTAACACTAAGTCAAATAACGTCTTTTTTGTCTGACTCTATTGTCTTTAGGAAGAGGCAGCCAATCTCCCCGCCAAGAGCCTTGGAAAAAAACAAAACCCGTTTGTCGGTTGCAGGGGAGCGACGAGTTTCTATGTTGGCGATGATCTCGCGAGTCATGTAACACCCAAGCAATTGCATTTTTGCGGCGAGCATTTCCTGTGTCCAACCTGCTCGATGCCGAAATTTGACCACATTTGGGCCAACGACGTTTGCATTCCCGAGCATACCTTTCGACGCTGGCGAAACCCAAACGCCCGGCTATTTCCAAAAACCAAAAACGAAAATAGTGACCTTTACTATTTTCGCGGGTGAATATCCGGGTGATGGCGGTTTTTTGAGCCATGCTCCTTTGAAAATAGCGAATCACCTTGCGCGCACAACCGAATTGCGTGTGAGAAACTGACACCAGAGCGGTAACGAAAAGCAGGATTGAGTTCAGTGGATTTATGTTGAGTAGCGCTGAAAACCTCATTAAATCATCGTAGTTCGTTCGGAAATTCAGGGGTGATCAGTTTAAGCCCTAAGTCTGGAGCCAGTCTTACGAACGTTGCAACGGCCAATTCAGATACGATGATTCGATTCCCTTCACCCACTCCAGATCCCCTCTGGTGACATTACCCATCGGTCTAAAAATCCGTTGTCGTCAGGCACAAACCCCGGCAATCTCCCCGCTCTAATGCAGCAGATCAACCTGGGCATCGTTGGCGGCGGCACAGTGGGTGGCGGAGTCTTCCAGGCCATCCAAAGGAACGGCGCGCTTGTCTCTTCGCGGCTCGGAGTGAGGCTGCATGTCGCCAAAGTGGTCGTCCGCAACATCCAAAAGTGCCGGCCTGTCAAAATCCCGGCATCGCTGCTGACGACGGATTGGTGCGGCGTTGTCAACAACCCGGCCATTCATCTGGTCGTCGAGTTGATGGGCGGCACGACGACCGCGCGCGAAGTGGCGGTGAGCGCGCTGAAACAGGGCAAGCCGGTCGTCACGGCCAACAAGGCGCTGCTTTCGGCGCACGGCGAAGAACTGTTTGCAGTCGCGCAGCAAAACGGTGCGAACCTCTACTACGAAGCGAGCGTCGCCGGCGGCATCCCGATCATCAAGGTGTTGCGCGAAGGATTGATCGGCAATCGCATCACGCGCCTCTACGGGATCGTGAACGGGACCTGCAATTACATCCTCTCGCGAATGAAGGCCGAGGGCGCGGATTTCAACGAGGTGCTCGCTGACGCGCAGCGGCTGGGTTACGCCGAAACCGAGCCGTCGCTGGATGTCGATGGTCATGATGCCGCCCACAAAACCGGCATCCTCGCGTCACTTGCCCACGGTTTCTGGGTTAATCCGAAACAGGTTTTTGTGGAAGGCATCCGGCATATTTCAAAACTCGACATCCAGTTCGCCGGACAACTGGGCTACACCATCAAGCTGCTGGGCATCGTAAAGAAGACTGAAAACGCCGGGGGAACGAAGCGAAGGCCGAATGGCTGCGCGCCCGTCCAGGTTTCCGTTTATCCCACGCTTGTGCCGAACATCCACGTACTCGCGAGCGTCAATGATGTCTTCAACGCGATTTATGTCCGCGGCGATGTCGTTGGCGACACGCTTTACTACGGACGCGGTGCCGGGCAGGACGCCACGGCCAGCGCAGTGTTGAGTGATCTGGCCGATGCGGCGCTCGACCTCAAGTGCGGGACCAGGAACCGGATTCCGGCGTTCGTGCCGCATGAGCGCGAGGGCGCCGTGCTCCCCTTCGACGCGGCGGTCTGCCGCTGTTACGTGCGCTTGAGCGTGATTGACAGGCCGGGAACACTGGCCAGGATCGCCGCCATTTTTGGCCGGTCGAAGATCGGCATATCCTCCGTGATACAACCGGAGGGTCACGAGGGCGAAAGTGTCCCCCTGATATTGATGATCCACGACGCAACCAATGCCGCCATCGCCAGGGCGCTCGCCAGCGTCCGCGCGCTGCCCGTCGTCAAGGCTCCTCCGGTCATGATCCGTGTCGAAAATTTTGAGTAGCGCCGGTCTGCCATGGCCCCGATTCTCTTCTTCAGCACCAACGGCAAATCCGCCCCGGTCGGTTTGCGCGAGGCCCTGTTGACCGGACAGGCGCCGGATCGCGGATTGTATCTGCCGCGAGCATTTCCCCGTTTCACAGATGCCGAAGTCGCCGCGTTCGCGAACCTCTCTTATCACGAGATCGCCTTTCGCGTATTGTCATGTTACAGCGCCGATGCGCTAGGAGCGGACCACCTGGCCGCAATGTGTCGTGACGCCTACGATTTCGACGTGCCGCTCGAAAAAGTTTATGACCGCGTCCACGTCATGCGGCTCGATCGCGGGCCGACCGCGTCGTTCAAGGATTTCGCGGCACAGATGATGGCGCGCATGTTCGGGCATTTTCTTCGCGAGACGGGAAGGCACGTCACGATTCTCACCGCCACCAGTGGCGACACCGGCTCGGCCGTCGCCCATGCGTTTCACAACGTGCCCGGCGTTCAAGTCATCGTGTTGTTCCCGTTTGACGAAGTCAGTGTCAGCCAGCGCAAGTTGATGACGACACTGGCCGAAAATGTCCGCACCATCGCGATCGACGGCAAATTCGATGATTGTCAGGCGATGGTCAAACGGGCCTTTGCCGATCCGGCTCTCAAACACATTCCGCTGTCGTCCGCCAACTCGATCAACATCGGCCGGCTGCTGCCGCAGAGCGTTTATTATTTTTACGCCGCGTCCCGAATCGCCCGGCCCGGCGAGCCGATCGTGTTCTCGGTGCCCAGCGGCAACTTCGGTGACATGATGGGGGCGGTCGTGGCCGGCCAAATGGGTTTGCCGGTCAGAAAACTTATCGTGCCGGTGAACAGCAACGACGCCTTCCCGCGTTTTCTTGAAACCGGCGTGTACCAAAAGATCGAGCCGTCGCGCAACTCGGTGTCGAACGCAATGAACGTGGGCCATCCGAGCAATCTCGCGCGACTCGTCAGTATTTATGGCGGCCGCATGGACGAGACCGGCGTGATTCATCAGATGCCCGACCTCGCCGCAATGCGGCGTGATTTGTTCTCCAGTTCCATTTCCGATGAACGCACGCGCTCGACGATTCAGGAAGTCTGGACGAAATATCAGTTGCTCCTCGAACCGCATGGGGCAGTCGCGTGGCGTGGATTTCTCGATTGGCTCGCGACCGAGCCGCCGGGCAACGCCCCCGCGGTGGTGCTAGAAACCGCGAACCCGGCGAAATTCCCAGAAGAAGTTGAACGGACGATCGGCTTCTCACCGGATGTCCCGCCCGCCATGATCGCCACCAACAAAATGCCGGAGGACTTCGATCGTATGGGCGCAAACTACGAGGAATTCCGCGCCTATCTCATCGAAAAACAAGCTGCCACTTGATTGCCGGGGCATTTCTGGCATTCTCACCGTCCGCCGCGCGTCCGGCGGAATGATTTCCGGAATAAAACATGGCTTTGATCGTTCAAAAATACGGCGGAACCTCGGTCGGAAACACCGACCGGATCAAAAACGTGGCCTCGCGTGTGGCCCGATATCGCGCCAAGGGTGACCAGATTGTCGTGGTCGTCTCCGCGATGAGCGGCGTGACCGACAATCTCATCAAGCTGGCCAAGGAAATCATGCCGCTGCCGATCGAGCGGGAGATGGACGTGCTGCTCGCCACCGGCGAACAAACGACCATCGCGCTCACCGCCATGGCGCTCCACGCGCTCAATGTCAACGCCGTTTCGCTTACCGGTGCCCAGGCGGGCATTCTGACCGACGGAGTCCACACGAAGGCCAAAATCCAGGACATCACGCCGAAGAGAATTCATCAGCACCTTGACGCCGGCAACGTGGTTATCGTTGCCGGCTTTCAGGGACAGACCGAGGAAGGCCAGATCACCACGCTCGGCCGCGGCGGCTCGGACCTGACCGCGATCGCGCTGGCCGCGGCGTTGAAGGCCGACCTTTGCCAGATTTACACGGACGTGGACGGTGTCTATACCGCCGATCCACGCATCGTGCCCGGCGCGCGCAAGCTCGACGAGATTTCCTATGATGAAATGCTCGAACTCGCCAGTCTCGGCGCGAAAGTGATGCAGTCGCGCTCGGTCGAGTTCGCCAAGAAATTCGAAGTGATTTTTGAGGTCCGCTCCAGCCTGAATGACAACCCCGGAACGATTGTGAAAGAAGAAACCCGAAACATGGAGGACGTCGTCATACGCGGCGTGTCGCTCGACAAAAACCAGGCGAAGGTCACGCTCGTGGCTGTGCCCGACAAGCCCGGCGTCGCCGCCACGATTTTCAAGACGCTCGGTGATGCCGCGATCAACGTGGATATGATCGTGCAGAACATCAGCCACGGCAGTGGCGCGCCCGCGACCGACCTTTCGTTCACGGTGGACAAGGCCGACCTGCTCAAGGCGCAGAAGGTCATCGGCGGGTTGAAGAAAGACATACGCTTCGGCGAAGTCATCGCCACAGACAAAATCGGAAAGCTGTCGATCGTGGGCGTGGGAATGAAGAGCCACTCGGGTGTGGCTGGCAAAATGTTCGACACACTCGCCCGGGAAGGCGTGAACATCGAAATGATTTCCACGAGCGAAATCAAAATCTCCGTGGTGATCGACCTGGCCAAGGGCGAACACGCCATGAAAGCCGTTCACGCGGCGTTTTTGGGGCCATAGCCGCATCCTTTCTTGGCGGCAGGTTTGGCAAAGGCGGGGTCGAAACGATTTCTCACCATAAGACTGCTGGAATTGACCCGTGTGCTGAGTCATGGAAGGTCGCGCCGCACCGTCCACGATTCCTGGGAGGGAGAACGGTCGTGGTGTTTGAAAGGATGATTGACGAGCTGGCGCCCAAATCGCCCGGCGATCGTTGAGGATTCGCAATCGATACCTGACCGGCGCAAGAATCCCTGCAGTTACTCCGCGGTGATCTTGATCGTGTGCGTCACGGGCGTGAACGATTCGTGAATAGTGCGGGCGAGCGGTGCGCGGACTTCTTCGGTCAACGCCACCGTCTTTTCTATGTCGGCCCCGCCTTCCGGCCCGTGAAAAAGGTCCTTGATCTGGCGTGTTTCGTAGGCCTGTTTGGCAGCGACCGCGTTGTCCACCCTGTCGAACGCCTCCGAGAATGGATTCGTCGCAAAATCGTCAGCGAGATTCACGCCCTTGCCCAACTGTTCTGCCGAGTACGTTTTTGTTTCAGCGCCCCACGTCACTTTGTAGTTTTTCACGGTGGCGTTTTTCACGACCAGCATGAGCCGGTTGAGTTCCGGATTGAAGGGCACGAGCGTCATCCCTGAGCGAATGCTTCCATCATTGTCCAATGCACCGGTCGCGCAGAACGGGTAGCGATGGCTCTTGATTTGCAGTTCGCCGTCCTTGAACGAAACGAGTTCATGGCCTTTGGAAAC is a window from the Candidatus Angelobacter sp. genome containing:
- a CDS encoding helix-turn-helix transcriptional regulator, with the translated sequence MKLEKELVAASSVPLVLSILSEGDNYGYAIIQRVKELSDGKIAWTDGMLY
- a CDS encoding AAA family ATPase is translated as MSGKSGALLARVVTANNPIPRLKEHPALEAWINEGRPLHEGKDTCQFCGQPLGKDLMTHIAGHFSADYENLMSDLSALIKAIQTAQHEEIAVDHKGDFYTELSERFSDEKTKLGKLLKARKSGLENLATVLATKQTKAFTSLECPNVDDPAEQIVAVVEAINKIITEHNNRTAEFDQKRRTAFTTLEKHYAAKFILDEKYNERLQLIEGLKTTIGSQTKKLGELNAEIRALEQALSEALKGATRINELLTAYSRHERMQSGCASVSENRSRMGCGLLQGFGGGGNLK
- a CDS encoding HipA domain-containing protein; translation: MSLEVHIDWQEQTHLVGRLYPAERGPSVSFEYAPEWLKRDGAFAIDPTSLPLQRGAHHDAALFGAIQDCGPDRWGRILIERAVRKKVLVQKPYRDIDYVLALDDTTRIGALRFRIDGAAPFLATTSGKLPPLVRLNALLRATDAIHSETESAQDLRFLLGAGSPIGGARPKAAVSLADDRLAIAKFPKPDDTRDVAAGEILALTLAEQAGIQVAEHQLVPVGRQSVAVITRFDRTGKNRIPFVSASSLLGLAQGDMGAYTLVADGIRQFGNDVAGDLRELWRRLVLSLLASNYDDHLRNHGFLMREPGRWALSPAYDLNPVPQMDRAPGSKTPITEDQQEPTITGALAAAARFGLKTAESKRILREVFTAVSGWRKTGRQLRLKAAMLDAYASAFEHPLMDETRRLLGE
- a CDS encoding helix-turn-helix transcriptional regulator, translating into MSKTDSIPLPAAHALRKLGHDLALARRKRGIATTDMAARLFVSRDTLWRLERGDPTVSLGTLATAAFILKLHDRLANLAAPGTDELALSLDERRLPQRIRRSRP
- a CDS encoding homoserine dehydrogenase, which codes for MQQINLGIVGGGTVGGGVFQAIQRNGALVSSRLGVRLHVAKVVVRNIQKCRPVKIPASLLTTDWCGVVNNPAIHLVVELMGGTTTAREVAVSALKQGKPVVTANKALLSAHGEELFAVAQQNGANLYYEASVAGGIPIIKVLREGLIGNRITRLYGIVNGTCNYILSRMKAEGADFNEVLADAQRLGYAETEPSLDVDGHDAAHKTGILASLAHGFWVNPKQVFVEGIRHISKLDIQFAGQLGYTIKLLGIVKKTENAGGTKRRPNGCAPVQVSVYPTLVPNIHVLASVNDVFNAIYVRGDVVGDTLYYGRGAGQDATASAVLSDLADAALDLKCGTRNRIPAFVPHEREGAVLPFDAAVCRCYVRLSVIDRPGTLARIAAIFGRSKIGISSVIQPEGHEGESVPLILMIHDATNAAIARALASVRALPVVKAPPVMIRVENFE
- the thrC gene encoding threonine synthase; this encodes MAPILFFSTNGKSAPVGLREALLTGQAPDRGLYLPRAFPRFTDAEVAAFANLSYHEIAFRVLSCYSADALGADHLAAMCRDAYDFDVPLEKVYDRVHVMRLDRGPTASFKDFAAQMMARMFGHFLRETGRHVTILTATSGDTGSAVAHAFHNVPGVQVIVLFPFDEVSVSQRKLMTTLAENVRTIAIDGKFDDCQAMVKRAFADPALKHIPLSSANSINIGRLLPQSVYYFYAASRIARPGEPIVFSVPSGNFGDMMGAVVAGQMGLPVRKLIVPVNSNDAFPRFLETGVYQKIEPSRNSVSNAMNVGHPSNLARLVSIYGGRMDETGVIHQMPDLAAMRRDLFSSSISDERTRSTIQEVWTKYQLLLEPHGAVAWRGFLDWLATEPPGNAPAVVLETANPAKFPEEVERTIGFSPDVPPAMIATNKMPEDFDRMGANYEEFRAYLIEKQAAT
- a CDS encoding aspartate kinase, whose translation is MALIVQKYGGTSVGNTDRIKNVASRVARYRAKGDQIVVVVSAMSGVTDNLIKLAKEIMPLPIEREMDVLLATGEQTTIALTAMALHALNVNAVSLTGAQAGILTDGVHTKAKIQDITPKRIHQHLDAGNVVIVAGFQGQTEEGQITTLGRGGSDLTAIALAAALKADLCQIYTDVDGVYTADPRIVPGARKLDEISYDEMLELASLGAKVMQSRSVEFAKKFEVIFEVRSSLNDNPGTIVKEETRNMEDVVIRGVSLDKNQAKVTLVAVPDKPGVAATIFKTLGDAAINVDMIVQNISHGSGAPATDLSFTVDKADLLKAQKVIGGLKKDIRFGEVIATDKIGKLSIVGVGMKSHSGVAGKMFDTLAREGVNIEMISTSEIKISVVIDLAKGEHAMKAVHAAFLGP